Proteins encoded together in one Nostoc sp. PCC 7524 window:
- a CDS encoding serine hydrolase encodes MVFFQKDEQLENLGNGILEATWSEFPALARNQVALTWIVYDPPVPVNTGGALTPDAFWHHPVRGFQYRGVERIYPASVVKLFYLVAANEWIEKGMIQTSKELERALRDMIVDSSNDATSLVVDILTGSTSGPELPPGPFETWQQQRHFINRYYHSLGWEDMETINVCQKTWGDGPYGRDRAFYGEMFENRNMVTTNATARLLHSIVGGVAVSSMRSQQMMALLQRSLNPDNLPQDVEEDQVTGFLGGGLSQDGQIWSKAGWTSQVRHDAAYIELPNQRPYLLVVFTEGKTQAQNRQILPFISGLVAQAVASL; translated from the coding sequence ATGGTTTTTTTTCAAAAAGACGAACAATTAGAAAATCTGGGTAATGGCATTTTAGAGGCTACTTGGTCGGAATTTCCGGCTTTAGCCCGTAACCAAGTGGCGCTGACTTGGATTGTTTATGATCCGCCAGTCCCAGTTAATACTGGTGGTGCTTTAACTCCTGATGCTTTTTGGCATCATCCTGTGCGTGGTTTTCAATATCGTGGTGTGGAACGTATTTATCCAGCGAGTGTAGTTAAGCTGTTTTACTTGGTAGCAGCTAACGAATGGATAGAAAAAGGCATGATCCAAACCTCGAAGGAATTGGAACGTGCTTTGCGCGATATGATTGTTGATTCTAGCAATGATGCTACCAGCTTAGTGGTAGATATTTTGACTGGCTCGACATCAGGGCCAGAGTTACCACCAGGCCCTTTTGAAACTTGGCAGCAGCAGCGTCATTTTATCAATCGCTACTACCACTCTTTGGGGTGGGAAGACATGGAAACAATCAATGTCTGCCAAAAAACTTGGGGTGATGGCCCCTATGGACGAGATCGGGCATTTTATGGTGAGATGTTCGAGAATCGCAATATGGTAACTACGAATGCAACTGCTCGGTTGTTACATAGTATTGTTGGAGGTGTAGCGGTTTCCAGTATGCGATCGCAACAGATGATGGCTTTGCTGCAACGCAGTCTCAACCCCGATAATTTACCCCAGGATGTGGAAGAAGACCAAGTAACAGGTTTTTTAGGTGGTGGACTTTCCCAAGATGGCCAAATTTGGTCAAAAGCTGGTTGGACAAGTCAAGTTCGTCATGATGCAGCCTATATCGAGCTACCAAATCAACGCCCTTATTTGTTAGTAGTATTTACTGAAGGCAAAACCCAAGCTCAAAACCGTCAAATTCTACCATTTATTTCTGGTTTAGTCGCTCAAGCAGTTGCCAGCCTTTGA
- a CDS encoding HhoA/HhoB/HtrA family serine endopeptidase: MRFTKLPRSIRQLSTHVLAIILGVALTVSSLRVLPSQAEPAPNPPTTVDVPEMIAQRQSPAVTAVGNSSFVTAAVNRVGPAVVRIDTERTITRRIDPFMEDPFFRRFFGDSFQGQLPPEQMRGLGSGFIIDKSGSILTNAHVVDKADRVTVRLKDGRTFDGKVQGIDEVTDLAVVKINAGNSLPVAPLGASSNVQVGDWAIAVGNPLGFDNTVTLGIVSTLKRSSAQVGISDKRLDFIQTDAAINPGNSGGPLLNDRGEVIGINTAIRADAMGIGFAIPIDKAKAIAEQLQRDGRVAHPYLGVQMVTLTPQLAKQNNTDPNSSFTIPEVNGVLVMRVIPNSPAARAGIRRGDVIVQVDGQAITKAEQLQNVVENSRLGQVLQVKIQRGNQVQQLSVRTAELQNAS; the protein is encoded by the coding sequence ATGCGATTTACCAAACTACCCCGATCTATACGCCAACTCAGCACCCATGTATTAGCCATAATTCTAGGAGTTGCGCTAACAGTAAGTAGTCTGCGTGTTTTGCCTTCCCAGGCAGAACCTGCACCGAATCCTCCTACAACTGTGGATGTGCCAGAAATGATTGCTCAAAGGCAATCACCAGCAGTTACTGCTGTAGGTAACAGTAGCTTTGTCACAGCTGCCGTTAATCGCGTTGGGCCAGCAGTAGTAAGGATTGATACAGAACGCACTATTACTCGCCGTATTGATCCATTTATGGAAGACCCTTTTTTCCGGCGCTTTTTTGGTGACAGTTTTCAAGGACAGTTACCGCCTGAACAAATGCGCGGTCTAGGTTCTGGCTTTATTATTGATAAGAGTGGCTCAATTTTAACTAATGCCCATGTGGTGGATAAAGCCGATCGCGTGACTGTCAGACTCAAAGATGGTCGTACTTTTGACGGCAAAGTTCAAGGTATTGATGAAGTTACAGATTTGGCTGTGGTAAAAATCAATGCTGGTAACAGTTTACCGGTTGCGCCTTTGGGTGCTTCTAGTAATGTACAGGTGGGAGACTGGGCGATCGCAGTGGGTAATCCTCTAGGTTTTGATAATACCGTCACCTTGGGTATTGTCAGCACCCTCAAGCGTTCTAGCGCCCAAGTGGGTATCTCTGACAAGCGGTTAGACTTTATCCAAACCGATGCAGCCATTAACCCTGGTAACTCCGGCGGCCCTTTGCTGAATGACAGAGGCGAAGTAATTGGGATTAATACAGCGATTCGGGCTGATGCTATGGGTATTGGCTTTGCTATTCCTATAGATAAAGCTAAAGCGATCGCCGAACAGTTGCAACGAGATGGTAGAGTTGCTCACCCCTATCTAGGTGTGCAAATGGTAACTTTAACACCCCAGTTAGCAAAACAAAATAACACAGACCCCAATTCTTCCTTCACCATTCCAGAAGTCAATGGGGTTTTGGTAATGCGAGTTATACCCAATTCTCCAGCTGCTCGTGCTGGTATCCGTCGCGGGGATGTAATTGTGCAAGTTGATGGCCAAGCTATCACCAAAGCAGAACAGTTACAGAATGTTGTAGAAAATAGTCGCCTAGGTCAAGTTTTACAGGTGAAAATACAACGCGGTAATCAGGTACAACAACTATCTGTACGCACAGCTGAGTTACAAAATGCTTCCTAG
- a CDS encoding metal-sensing transcriptional repressor, whose product MNGSKRLAKESFPVTQPAEHSHSHDPELDHHNHIDHTHGQTEHHHPHVHSEESLKRIVNRLSRIEGHIRGIKTMVQQSSPCPDVLLQIAAVRGALDKLARIVLDEHLTECIARAAKEGDIDVEIEQLKAALDRFLP is encoded by the coding sequence ATGAACGGCTCAAAACGATTAGCGAAAGAATCTTTTCCCGTAACCCAGCCAGCAGAACACTCCCACAGCCATGATCCAGAACTCGATCATCACAACCACATAGATCATACTCATGGGCAGACTGAACATCATCATCCTCACGTCCACAGTGAAGAATCTCTCAAGCGAATTGTCAATCGGCTATCACGTATAGAAGGACATATTCGGGGTATCAAGACAATGGTGCAACAAAGTAGCCCTTGTCCTGATGTGTTGTTGCAAATCGCTGCTGTGCGGGGCGCTTTGGATAAGTTAGCCAGAATCGTTTTAGATGAACATTTAACTGAGTGTATCGCCAGAGCTGCAAAAGAAGGTGATATAGATGTAGAAATTGAGCAACTGAAAGCTGCTTTAGACAGGTTTTTACCTTAA
- a CDS encoding dihydrofolate reductase family protein, which translates to MRKIRLFIAASLDGYIARESGEIDWLFTDQDYGYTEFFNQVDTVIMGNKTYQQILGFGEYPYTGKEAFVFSQNQSSEKDDNVKFISSNWQDFINQIRQTKGRDIWLVGGARIIHWFLKHGFIDELILSIHPIILGSGIPLILHDSTLETMLILKDVTKFDTGLLQIAYDFQIKSTNIKSIE; encoded by the coding sequence ATGCGAAAAATTCGTTTGTTCATCGCTGCTAGCCTTGATGGTTATATTGCAAGAGAATCGGGAGAGATAGATTGGCTATTCACTGATCAAGATTATGGTTATACAGAGTTCTTTAACCAAGTTGATACAGTTATCATGGGTAACAAGACATATCAGCAGATTCTAGGTTTTGGAGAATATCCCTACACAGGTAAGGAAGCATTTGTATTTTCTCAAAACCAGTCAAGTGAAAAAGATGACAATGTGAAATTTATCAGTAGTAATTGGCAAGACTTTATCAATCAAATACGTCAAACCAAAGGACGTGATATTTGGTTAGTTGGAGGAGCGCGAATAATTCATTGGTTTCTCAAGCATGGTTTTATCGATGAACTAATTCTTTCAATCCATCCCATTATCTTAGGGAGTGGTATCCCATTAATTTTGCATGATTCCACTCTTGAGACGATGCTGATTTTGAAAGATGTCACGAAATTTGATACTGGGTTATTACAAATTGCTTATGATTTTCAAATCAAGTCTACAAACATAAAAAGTATTGAATAA
- the menH gene encoding 2-succinyl-6-hydroxy-2,4-cyclohexadiene-1-carboxylate synthase has protein sequence MILENYQFHYNLISNTDKPFIIFLHGFMGNIHEFDEAIKFLGDDFSYLTLDLPGHGKTQVLGGDEYYTMANTAAAIISLLQQLNITKCFLVGYSMGGRLALYLTLHFPEYFDKVILESASPGLATETERLDRVKRDAQIARKLARSLDKNDFAIFLLNWYNQPIFGYVKNHTGFNDVLENRLQNCPTELAKSLQFMGTGSQPSLWEKLTDNQVPLLLLVGEKDEKFIDINKEIAKICQVSQLKIIPNAAHNIHFENTLDFVHHLKFFLRDDL, from the coding sequence ATGATTTTGGAAAATTATCAATTTCACTATAATTTAATTAGTAATACAGACAAACCGTTCATCATTTTCTTGCATGGCTTTATGGGTAATATTCATGAATTTGATGAAGCCATAAAATTTCTAGGGGATGATTTTTCATATTTAACACTTGACCTTCCTGGTCATGGCAAGACCCAAGTTTTGGGCGGTGATGAATATTATACAATGGCGAATACTGCCGCAGCTATTATTAGCTTATTACAGCAATTAAATATAACCAAATGCTTTTTAGTAGGTTATTCAATGGGGGGCAGATTAGCGTTATATTTAACTCTACATTTTCCTGAATATTTTGATAAAGTTATCTTAGAATCAGCTTCTCCAGGTTTAGCAACAGAAACAGAACGATTAGATAGAGTTAAACGTGATGCTCAAATAGCAAGAAAGTTAGCTAGGAGTTTAGACAAGAATGATTTTGCAATTTTTCTATTAAACTGGTACAATCAGCCAATCTTCGGTTATGTAAAAAACCATACAGGTTTTAATGATGTGCTAGAAAATCGGTTACAGAATTGCCCAACTGAATTAGCTAAGTCATTGCAATTTATGGGAACTGGTAGCCAGCCATCCTTATGGGAAAAACTTACAGATAATCAAGTTCCTCTACTATTATTAGTGGGTGAAAAAGACGAAAAGTTCATAGATATTAATAAAGAAATTGCTAAAATATGCCAAGTATCACAGCTAAAAATAATTCCTAATGCCGCACATAATATTCACTTTGAAAATACTTTAGATTTTGTACATCACCTCAAATTTTTCTTGAGAGATGACTTATAA
- a CDS encoding glycoside hydrolase family 24 protein, producing the protein MGPIAALLGFVYLFQWYVFGDLRSPSDPIFRNNLPPLVMQGGDPYIRALMRTIAASEANSNRPYSLLYGGQQITDLSKHPEICVTIPVGPNTGNCSTAAGRYQIINTTWYHIAPRYHPKRSQMMFWSTYSFEPEYQDVVVYRWLNDSNVWGVDISQLLQQGKINEVLRRLSPTWTSLGYGIETNSISSSLPRIYQKMLQEELKIAQPPDAANAAPAPTPKSNTQNKPKN; encoded by the coding sequence ATTGGTCCCATAGCCGCGCTTCTCGGCTTTGTTTACTTATTTCAATGGTATGTGTTTGGGGACTTGCGATCGCCTTCTGATCCCATTTTTAGAAATAACTTACCACCTTTGGTGATGCAAGGCGGCGATCCCTACATCCGTGCTTTGATGCGAACCATTGCAGCCAGTGAAGCCAATAGCAACCGTCCCTATTCTCTTTTGTATGGTGGACAACAAATCACTGACTTAAGTAAGCATCCTGAGATATGCGTCACTATTCCCGTAGGACCAAACACAGGTAATTGTTCCACTGCGGCTGGCAGATATCAAATCATTAATACTACTTGGTATCATATCGCTCCTCGCTATCACCCCAAGCGATCGCAAATGATGTTTTGGTCTACTTATAGTTTTGAACCAGAATATCAAGATGTAGTAGTTTACCGTTGGTTGAATGATTCCAATGTTTGGGGAGTTGATATTTCCCAATTATTGCAACAAGGAAAAATTAACGAAGTTTTGCGGCGACTTTCCCCTACTTGGACAAGTTTGGGTTATGGCATAGAAACTAATTCTATTAGTAGCTCTCTACCTAGGATTTATCAGAAAATGCTGCAAGAAGAATTAAAAATAGCTCAACCACCAGATGCCGCTAATGCAGCTCCAGCACCTACCCCCAAAAGTAACACTCAAAACAAGCCAAAAAATTAG
- a CDS encoding NAD(P)H-binding protein — protein MKAFVAGATGETGRRIVQELVARNIPVRALVRDIQTARAILPPDAELVVGDVLNPQSLTTALGDSTVVLCATGAKPSFDITGPYKVDYEGTKNLVDVAKAKGIENFVLVTSLCVSQFFHPLNLFWLILVWKKQAEEYLQKSGLNYTIVRPGGLKNEDNSDSIVMQSADTLFDGSIPRQKVAQVCVEALFEPAARNKIVEIVAKPEASPKSFTELFQQC, from the coding sequence ATGAAAGCATTTGTAGCCGGGGCGACAGGTGAAACAGGTCGCCGGATTGTACAAGAGTTGGTAGCGCGGAATATCCCTGTGCGTGCTTTGGTACGGGATATACAGACGGCTAGAGCCATTTTGCCGCCTGATGCTGAGTTAGTGGTTGGTGATGTCTTAAACCCACAAAGCTTAACTACTGCCTTGGGAGATAGTACAGTTGTGCTGTGTGCGACTGGTGCAAAACCAAGTTTTGATATTACCGGACCTTACAAGGTAGATTATGAAGGCACTAAAAATTTAGTGGATGTAGCCAAAGCCAAGGGGATTGAAAATTTTGTTTTAGTAACTTCTTTGTGTGTCTCCCAGTTTTTTCATCCGTTAAACTTGTTTTGGCTAATTTTGGTGTGGAAAAAGCAAGCAGAGGAATATCTCCAAAAAAGTGGTCTGAACTACACCATTGTCCGTCCTGGTGGACTAAAAAATGAAGATAATTCAGATTCTATTGTCATGCAAAGTGCTGATACATTATTCGATGGTAGTATTCCTCGGCAGAAAGTTGCCCAAGTATGTGTAGAGGCGCTATTTGAGCCAGCCGCACGCAACAAAATTGTCGAGATAGTTGCTAAACCTGAAGCTAGTCCCAAGAGTTTTACAGAATTATTTCAGCAGTGCTAA
- a CDS encoding DUF1997 domain-containing protein, with amino-acid sequence MLSTNGEYQSLDRAETVVPVASNLPETEVNATEIPVGTATRFYGRYADCMEMFAPAPMVADYLNTHAGWFSRCAEPMKVQPLGENGYALIIGRFGSFGYEVEPKIGLELLPPDEGVYRIRTIPIPDYQPPGYDVDYRASLHLQEDLGEVTRVEWELDLVVCLHFPRFIQRLPKSLIQSTGDRLLNQIVRQVSRRLTRKVQEDFHQSQGIPFPDKFKRK; translated from the coding sequence ATGCTTTCAACAAACGGCGAGTATCAATCTTTAGATAGAGCAGAAACAGTTGTACCCGTCGCTTCCAACCTACCAGAAACTGAGGTCAACGCCACAGAAATACCTGTAGGGACAGCAACCAGGTTTTATGGTCGCTACGCCGACTGTATGGAAATGTTCGCCCCAGCCCCTATGGTAGCTGATTATCTCAATACTCATGCTGGCTGGTTTTCGCGCTGTGCTGAACCGATGAAAGTACAACCATTGGGAGAAAACGGTTACGCGCTCATCATCGGACGTTTTGGCTCTTTTGGTTATGAAGTAGAGCCGAAAATTGGCTTGGAACTGTTACCTCCTGACGAGGGAGTTTATCGCATTCGCACCATTCCTATTCCTGACTATCAACCACCTGGTTATGATGTAGACTATCGGGCATCATTACACTTACAAGAAGATTTGGGTGAAGTCACGCGAGTGGAATGGGAATTAGATTTAGTCGTTTGTCTACACTTTCCGCGATTTATCCAGCGTTTGCCCAAGTCTTTAATTCAGTCTACTGGCGATCGCCTATTAAACCAAATCGTGCGCCAAGTTTCCCGCCGCTTAACTCGCAAAGTCCAAGAAGATTTTCACCAATCTCAAGGAATTCCCTTCCCTGATAAGTTCAAGAGAAAGTGA
- a CDS encoding DUF4079 domain-containing protein, which yields MSLELSPSVKYWLNFFHPMMMWVLLALSLYAAYLGLQVQRTRNAQGEEKKELIKGKYNIKHYQIGSLILALMVAGAIGGMAVTYINNGKLFVGPHLLAGLGMTGLVAFSAALSPFMQKGANWARVTHILLNFAILGLFTWQAITGVEIVQRILSQA from the coding sequence ATGAGTCTGGAATTATCTCCCTCGGTTAAATATTGGCTGAATTTCTTTCACCCCATGATGATGTGGGTGTTATTGGCGCTTTCACTCTATGCTGCTTACCTAGGGTTGCAAGTACAGCGTACTCGCAACGCACAAGGGGAAGAAAAGAAGGAACTGATTAAAGGTAAGTATAATATCAAACACTACCAAATTGGCTCATTAATTTTAGCTTTGATGGTTGCTGGTGCAATTGGTGGGATGGCTGTTACCTATATCAATAACGGTAAGTTATTTGTGGGGCCACACCTGCTAGCTGGGCTAGGTATGACAGGTTTAGTAGCATTTTCTGCTGCCCTTTCTCCTTTCATGCAAAAAGGAGCAAACTGGGCGAGAGTAACTCACATTTTATTAAACTTTGCAATTTTAGGACTTTTTACCTGGCAGGCTATCACCGGTGTAGAAATCGTCCAAAGAATTCTTTCTCAGGCTTAG
- a CDS encoding ankyrin repeat domain-containing protein yields MTDNKDALLLKAAKMGDMKQLSALLAAGARVDVCDRDGTTPLMFAANLGYTEIVRSLLDAGANVNLARKRYGLTALMLAASSNQLDIVQLLVSRGADVNTTNEDGSTALMAAALKGSVEVVRVLLAAGADVNLSDKDDDTALKLAVKQGQAAVVSLILQSGADANTQDEEGETLLMIAADLGHLQVVQALLDAGADANWQNQDGGTALLAAAAAGHGAIASVLLDKVAEVNHQDKDGETALHLAVVEGHLNVVEILLNLGANAQIRNNLGDTPLLVAALQGHSQIVEILLRHGANLSEKNLGETPLTLAASQGNAETVKVLLDYGADANLPADDGKTALIKVAERNYPGIIQLLLSRGANVNYQDSAGATALMWAAASGYSKAVQVLLEVGADMNLKNRGGYTALMIAEFNGYRNIVMSLKQAGAQE; encoded by the coding sequence ATGACTGATAACAAAGATGCTTTGCTGCTTAAGGCTGCCAAAATGGGTGATATGAAGCAGCTGTCTGCGCTACTGGCGGCTGGTGCTAGGGTGGATGTGTGCGATCGCGATGGAACTACGCCGTTAATGTTTGCTGCTAATCTAGGCTATACCGAAATTGTGCGATCGCTTCTGGATGCTGGGGCAAATGTTAATTTAGCTAGAAAACGCTACGGATTGACGGCTTTGATGTTGGCGGCAAGTAGCAATCAGCTTGATATTGTGCAGCTTTTAGTCTCTAGGGGAGCTGATGTCAATACTACTAATGAAGATGGTAGTACGGCTTTGATGGCAGCAGCTTTAAAAGGTTCTGTGGAAGTGGTGCGGGTTTTGTTGGCGGCTGGCGCTGATGTGAATTTATCAGACAAGGACGATGATACAGCTTTGAAACTGGCGGTGAAACAAGGACAGGCGGCAGTAGTCTCGCTGATTTTGCAAAGTGGTGCAGATGCTAACACTCAAGATGAAGAAGGCGAAACACTGTTAATGATTGCAGCTGACTTGGGACATTTACAGGTGGTGCAAGCATTATTAGATGCAGGTGCTGATGCCAACTGGCAAAACCAAGATGGAGGAACGGCACTTTTAGCAGCTGCGGCGGCTGGACATGGGGCGATCGCTTCAGTTTTACTAGATAAAGTAGCTGAGGTTAATCATCAAGACAAAGATGGCGAAACAGCCTTACACCTGGCTGTAGTGGAAGGCCATCTTAATGTAGTAGAAATTTTACTTAACCTGGGCGCAAATGCTCAAATCAGGAATAATCTAGGCGATACACCATTGTTAGTGGCAGCATTACAAGGCCATAGTCAGATAGTGGAGATACTGCTGCGTCATGGTGCAAATCTAAGTGAAAAAAATCTCGGTGAAACACCTTTAACTTTGGCGGCTTCCCAAGGAAACGCTGAAACAGTCAAGGTATTGTTAGACTACGGTGCTGATGCTAACCTCCCAGCAGATGATGGCAAAACTGCTTTAATCAAAGTCGCAGAACGCAACTATCCAGGGATCATTCAGTTACTGTTAAGCAGGGGCGCAAATGTCAATTATCAAGACTCAGCAGGGGCTACAGCCTTAATGTGGGCTGCTGCTAGCGGCTATAGCAAAGCGGTGCAAGTCTTGCTAGAAGTTGGGGCAGATATGAATTTAAAAAATCGGGGTGGTTATACTGCTTTGATGATTGCGGAATTTAATGGTTACAGAAATATCGTTATGAGTTTAAAGCAAGCCGGCGCACAGGAATAA
- a CDS encoding cobalamin biosynthesis protein, producing the protein MSQKKSEQQQSLQRLWVGIGCQSGITYQLVDVAIQCVFRENGLDESAIAGIATLDTKAAEPGIVEFCSRSQLPLKTFPAEILSTVAVPNPNEAIAQKVRTPSVAEAAAILAASHLNLAVKLLVPKQIFRLPGQIKAVTVAVAQ; encoded by the coding sequence GTGAGTCAAAAAAAATCTGAGCAACAGCAGTCACTACAAAGATTGTGGGTAGGAATTGGTTGTCAATCAGGTATTACTTATCAGTTAGTAGATGTAGCAATTCAGTGCGTGTTTAGGGAGAATGGACTTGATGAAAGTGCGATCGCCGGAATTGCCACTCTCGACACCAAGGCAGCAGAACCTGGGATAGTAGAGTTTTGTAGCCGCTCTCAATTGCCTTTAAAGACCTTTCCCGCAGAGATTTTATCTACTGTTGCTGTTCCTAATCCTAACGAAGCGATCGCACAAAAAGTGAGAACCCCAAGCGTAGCGGAAGCAGCAGCAATTTTGGCAGCATCTCACCTGAATTTAGCAGTCAAGCTGTTAGTTCCTAAACAAATTTTCCGCTTACCAGGGCAAATAAAAGCTGTAACAGTGGCTGTTGCTCAATGA
- a CDS encoding phage holin family protein — translation MKNFLLTWLGTAVALLITANIVPGFVVRNFTAALLAVAVIGLVNAFVRPILSILAFPITLITFGLFTFVLNALTLWLASALTPGYGFEIKGFLAAFLGSIVLSVVSSVINYFLRGME, via the coding sequence ATGAAAAACTTTTTATTAACGTGGCTGGGTACTGCGGTAGCTTTGCTGATTACCGCCAATATTGTACCAGGATTTGTAGTGAGGAATTTTACTGCTGCTTTGCTTGCTGTAGCCGTAATCGGTCTAGTAAATGCCTTTGTTAGACCAATTTTAAGTATTTTGGCTTTTCCCATTACTCTAATCACCTTTGGGTTATTTACATTTGTGCTAAATGCCTTAACCCTTTGGTTAGCAAGTGCTTTAACTCCCGGTTATGGGTTTGAAATAAAAGGTTTTCTCGCTGCTTTTTTAGGATCAATCGTGTTATCTGTCGTTTCCAGCGTAATTAACTACTTTCTCCGAGGAATGGAATAA
- a CDS encoding peptidoglycan-binding domain-containing protein, whose product MKGSLKASIVNYLESLKAFCNFSSSRFYGLLLFSCTSVFIGSSAIVAIAAPQHIAQQVGINRPTLKVGSQGERVSELQAALKLLGFYSGAVDGIYNDSTANAVSRFKQTVGLSPDGIVDAATWQRLFPNEPIVVSAPNSTANMTTGFPVPTQPATTTRPVTNQVVNTQPAPRPTNTRTANNQVVNTKPTPKPANTRTATNRVVNPKPAPKPTNTRTSSTTRPNPTPPNSRIAGVQYTTEGWPILRVGMSNAEVTRLQQRLSQLGFLKGGVDGYFGILTETAVKAAQKRYGIEPDGVVGGATWEALLQRSPQRR is encoded by the coding sequence ATGAAAGGCAGCCTGAAAGCAAGTATCGTGAACTACTTAGAGTCACTAAAGGCATTTTGTAACTTCAGTAGCAGTAGGTTTTATGGGCTACTACTGTTTTCTTGTACATCTGTTTTCATTGGTTCGTCGGCTATAGTTGCAATTGCAGCACCGCAACACATTGCCCAACAAGTTGGGATCAATCGTCCTACGCTCAAGGTTGGTAGTCAAGGTGAGCGTGTCTCGGAACTGCAAGCAGCTCTGAAGCTTTTAGGCTTTTACTCAGGTGCAGTTGATGGCATCTATAACGACAGTACAGCCAATGCTGTTTCTCGCTTTAAACAGACAGTCGGTTTGAGTCCAGATGGTATTGTTGATGCGGCTACTTGGCAAAGGCTTTTTCCCAATGAACCAATTGTGGTATCAGCACCAAACTCAACAGCTAATATGACAACTGGTTTTCCTGTTCCTACCCAACCTGCTACCACTACCAGGCCTGTTACAAATCAAGTTGTCAATACACAACCAGCTCCAAGACCTACTAATACTAGAACTGCTAACAATCAGGTTGTTAATACAAAGCCAACTCCAAAACCTGCTAATACTAGAACTGCTACCAATCGGGTTGTTAATCCAAAACCTGCTCCAAAACCTACCAATACCAGAACATCCTCGACAACTCGCCCTAACCCGACTCCACCCAATAGCCGCATTGCTGGTGTGCAGTACACCACAGAAGGATGGCCGATTTTGCGTGTGGGGATGAGTAATGCTGAAGTCACCAGGTTACAGCAAAGATTGAGCCAGCTTGGTTTTCTCAAAGGTGGTGTAGACGGATATTTCGGTATATTAACGGAAACCGCCGTGAAAGCAGCACAAAAACGCTATGGTATTGAGCCTGATGGCGTAGTTGGTGGCGCTACATGGGAAGCTCTGTTGCAGCGATCGCCCCAACGACGATAG